One genomic window of Cinclus cinclus chromosome 6, bCinCin1.1, whole genome shotgun sequence includes the following:
- the RPL27A gene encoding large ribosomal subunit protein uL15 isoform X1, which translates to MPSRLRKTRKLRGHVSHGHGRVGKHRKHPGGRGNAGGLHHHRINFDKYHPGYFGKVGMRHYHLKRNQKFCPTVNLDKLWTLVSEQTRLNYAKNEAGLAPVIDVVRSGYYKVLGKGKLPKQPVIVKAKFFSRRAEEKIKEVGGACVLVA; encoded by the exons ATG CCTTCCAGGCTAAGGAAGACCCGGAAGCTGAGAGGACACGTCAGCCACGGCCACGGCCGCGTGG gcAAACACAGGAAGCATCCTGGAGGACGTGGTAATGCCGGTGGTTTGCACCATCACAGGATTAACTTTGATAAATA TCACCCTGGTTACTTTGGGAAAGTAGGCATGAGGCACTATCACTTGAAGAGAAACCAGAAGTTCTGTCCCACTGTCAACTTGGACAAGCTGTGGACACTGGTCAGTGAACAGACGAGGCTCAACTATGCCAAGAACGAGGCCGGACTGGCCCCGGTCATCGACGTTGTGCGCTCG GGCTACTACAAAGTGCTGGGCAAGGGGAAGCTGCCCAAGCAGCCTGTCATTGTGAAAGCAAAGTTCTTCAGTAGAAGAGCAGAGGAGAAGATCAAAGAAGTTGGTGGTGCCTGTGTGCTTGTGGCataa
- the RPL27A gene encoding large ribosomal subunit protein uL15 isoform X2 has protein sequence MPSRLRKTRKLRGHVSHGHGRVGKHRKHPGGRGNAGGLHHHRINFDKYHPGYFGKVGMRHYHLKRNQKFCPTVNLDKLWTLVSEQTRLNYAKNEAGLAPVIDVVRSPATESETLLCQVLIFCLPVGHLGHTSHLQ, from the exons ATG CCTTCCAGGCTAAGGAAGACCCGGAAGCTGAGAGGACACGTCAGCCACGGCCACGGCCGCGTGG gcAAACACAGGAAGCATCCTGGAGGACGTGGTAATGCCGGTGGTTTGCACCATCACAGGATTAACTTTGATAAATA TCACCCTGGTTACTTTGGGAAAGTAGGCATGAGGCACTATCACTTGAAGAGAAACCAGAAGTTCTGTCCCACTGTCAACTTGGACAAGCTGTGGACACTGGTCAGTGAACAGACGAGGCTCAACTATGCCAAGAACGAGGCCGGACTGGCCCCGGTCATCGACGTTGTGCGCTCG CCAGCCACCGAATCAGAGACACTGCTCTGCCAGGTGCTGATCTTCTGCCTCCCTGTTGGTCACTTGGGGCACACTTCTCACCTCCAGTGA